One part of the Paraglaciecola sp. L3A3 genome encodes these proteins:
- a CDS encoding rhodanese-like domain-containing protein produces MDQMIEFVTNHYFLSGIFVALVVAIIYTTLASQLSSLKELSTHEATLLMNREDAYVLDIRTAAEFKKGHILGSQQIKAELVTKADFSSLEKQKTKPIIVVCAMGMTAKRTASQMQKAGFENVSVLKGGINAWQGAGLPINK; encoded by the coding sequence ATGGATCAAATGATAGAATTTGTTACCAATCATTATTTTTTATCTGGAATTTTTGTAGCACTCGTAGTGGCCATTATTTACACCACTCTAGCCAGCCAACTTTCTTCTTTAAAAGAATTAAGTACCCACGAAGCCACATTACTCATGAACAGAGAAGATGCCTATGTTTTAGATATCAGAACTGCAGCAGAGTTTAAAAAAGGTCATATTTTAGGCTCACAACAAATAAAAGCTGAATTAGTCACAAAAGCTGACTTCAGTTCACTTGAAAAACAGAAAACTAAACCCATCATAGTTGTCTGTGCAATGGGTATGACAGCAAAACGTACCGCCTCTCAGATGCAAAAAGCAGGCTTCGAAAATGTTTCTGTTTTAAAAGGTGGGATAAATGCATGGCAAGGTGCTGGTCTACCAATCAATAAATAA
- a CDS encoding IS3 family transposase (programmed frameshift) yields the protein MTRKAKVTFTPKQKLEYAKLMVEDGYTNKQVEEISGAGRSAVSRWKRQYQSELQGVTPENTKALTDEQQRIQALETQLKRALRDNEILKKANRFLHTQQSRLNVMKEMKKAQLGYTTTELCRLFEVSSSRYYYHPRPPNSDDIASSIQSIAEVTGNTYGKRRMQVELNALDHNIGLYKTATLMKKLNIKAIRPKKKHYYPDSGVEHKYAPNLLKRQFSPDTYNTHWVGDITYIRHHHGWSYLACVLDLSTKEIVGYALSTKPNAELTKTALNNAIKRQAPNTHKLMFHSDQGVQYSAISFRERLAQLDITPSMSRRGNCWDNAVMERFFRSLKTERLNHLSFLNHQSVICEVEQYIQFYNYKRRHSVLDYMTPHQKYNELKNAA from the exons ATGACTAGAAAAGCAAAAGTAACCTTCACCCCGAAACAGAAATTAGAATACGCCAAATTGATGGTAGAAGATGGGTATACCAATAAACAGGTTGAAGAAATATCAGGTGCAGGCAGATCAGCCGTATCACGTTGGAAGCGTCAATATCAATCTGAGTTGCAGGGTGTTACACCAGAAAACACCAAGGCATTAACAGATGAGCAGCAAAGGATCCAAGCGTTAGAAACGCAACTTAAGCGAGCATTAAGGGATAATGAAATATTAAAAAAAGCCA ACCGCTTTCTTCATACGCAACAATCCAGACTTAATGTAATGAAAGAAATGAAGAAAGCTCAACTTGGCTATACCACCACCGAGTTATGTCGTTTATTTGAAGTGAGTAGTAGCCGTTATTATTACCACCCTAGGCCTCCTAATAGCGATGATATTGCATCATCGATTCAGTCGATAGCAGAAGTGACAGGAAATACTTATGGTAAGCGCAGAATGCAGGTTGAACTGAATGCGCTAGACCACAACATTGGTTTATATAAAACGGCTACACTCATGAAAAAACTAAACATAAAGGCGATTAGGCCTAAGAAGAAACATTATTATCCAGATTCAGGTGTTGAACATAAATATGCGCCCAATTTACTCAAGCGACAGTTTAGTCCTGATACCTATAATACTCATTGGGTTGGCGATATAACCTATATCAGACATCATCATGGCTGGAGCTATTTAGCATGTGTCTTAGATCTATCAACTAAAGAAATCGTGGGTTATGCATTATCGACAAAGCCTAACGCGGAATTGACAAAAACAGCATTGAATAATGCAATAAAACGTCAAGCACCCAACACACATAAGTTAATGTTCCATTCAGATCAAGGTGTCCAGTATTCAGCTATATCATTTAGAGAACGGCTTGCTCAATTAGATATCACACCTAGTATGAGTCGCCGTGGAAATTGTTGGGACAACGCCGTTATGGAGCGTTTTTTTAGAAGTTTAAAAACGGAGAGACTGAATCACCTTTCATTTTTAAACCATCAATCAGTGATATGCGAAGTTGAACAATATATTCAGTTTTACAACTATAAACGTCGACATTCTGTCTTAGATTATATGACACCACATCAGAAATATAATGAACTTAAAAATGCGGCTTAA
- the gpmI gene encoding 2,3-bisphosphoglycerate-independent phosphoglycerate mutase, whose translation MSQTKKTTALIILDGWGHRENQESNAIAHANTPVLDGLCENYTNTLISGSGLDVGLPPGQMGNSEVGHVNLGAGRVVYQDFTRVTKAIEDGDFYENPTLVENLDKTIKAGKAVHVMGLLSAGGVHSHADHIFAFLKMAAKRGATKVYLHAFLDGRDTPPRSAKGPLEQADAVFKEIGLGKTATLVGRYYAMDRDSRWDRVETAYNLIAKGQGNCHADSALDALEASYQRDENDEFMQATVIGDAVPIEDGDSLFFMNFRADRAREISRPFVEADFSDFNKGKHIALTSFVTLTQYAESIKAPSAYPPVPLVNVMGDWLAQNGKTQLRISETEKYAHVTFFYSGGREDLYEGEERILIPSPKVATYDLQPEMNSAELTDKLVAAIESGKFDAIICNYPNGDMVGHTGNFDAAVKACEAVDACIARIVAAIEKNGGDCLITADHGNAEQMQDASTGQAHTAHTSELVPFIHVGSRKSTAREGGTLSDVAPTMLHLMGMQQPEEMTGTPIVTLN comes from the coding sequence ATGAGCCAAACAAAAAAAACCACAGCATTAATCATTTTAGATGGCTGGGGACACAGAGAAAATCAAGAAAGCAACGCAATTGCTCACGCGAATACTCCTGTTTTAGATGGTTTGTGTGAAAATTATACCAACACTTTAATATCTGGCTCAGGTCTAGATGTTGGATTACCACCAGGACAAATGGGGAATTCTGAAGTTGGCCATGTAAATTTAGGTGCAGGTCGTGTGGTTTATCAAGACTTTACTCGGGTAACAAAAGCCATTGAAGATGGTGACTTTTACGAAAATCCAACGCTTGTAGAAAATTTAGATAAAACTATTAAAGCAGGTAAAGCTGTGCATGTTATGGGCTTGTTGTCGGCAGGTGGTGTACACAGTCATGCAGATCATATCTTTGCCTTTTTAAAAATGGCAGCAAAACGTGGTGCGACCAAAGTTTATTTGCATGCTTTCCTTGATGGTCGTGATACACCTCCTCGCAGTGCGAAAGGGCCACTAGAGCAAGCTGATGCAGTATTCAAAGAAATCGGTCTAGGCAAAACGGCAACCTTAGTTGGACGTTATTATGCAATGGACAGAGATTCTCGATGGGATCGAGTTGAAACGGCTTATAACCTTATTGCTAAAGGTCAGGGCAATTGTCATGCGGATAGCGCACTAGATGCATTAGAAGCCTCTTACCAAAGAGATGAAAATGACGAATTTATGCAAGCCACTGTGATTGGAGATGCTGTGCCAATTGAAGACGGTGATTCATTGTTTTTCATGAACTTCAGAGCCGATCGTGCTCGCGAAATTAGTCGTCCTTTTGTCGAAGCTGATTTCAGTGACTTTAATAAAGGTAAACATATAGCGTTAACTTCTTTTGTTACTTTGACTCAATATGCTGAAAGTATTAAAGCGCCAAGTGCGTATCCTCCCGTTCCATTAGTGAATGTGATGGGGGATTGGTTAGCACAAAATGGCAAAACTCAATTGCGTATTTCTGAAACAGAAAAATATGCTCATGTGACTTTCTTTTATAGTGGTGGTCGAGAAGATCTGTATGAAGGGGAAGAGCGTATTTTGATCCCTTCACCTAAAGTGGCAACTTATGATTTACAACCTGAAATGAACTCAGCTGAATTAACCGATAAATTAGTGGCAGCAATTGAATCTGGAAAATTTGATGCGATTATTTGTAATTATCCCAATGGCGATATGGTAGGTCATACTGGTAACTTTGATGCAGCAGTAAAAGCATGTGAAGCAGTGGATGCTTGTATTGCTCGAATTGTTGCGGCTATTGAAAAGAATGGTGGTGATTGTTTGATTACCGCGGATCACGGTAATGCTGAACAGATGCAAGATGCCTCAACTGGTCAAGCGCACACGGCTCATACAAGCGAATTAGTACCATTTATTCATGTTGGTAGTCGTAAATCTACCGCTCGTGAAGGCGGTACTTTAAGTGACGTCGCTCCTACTATGTTACATTTAATGGGGATGCAACAGCCTGAAGAAATGACAGGTACGCCAATTGTGACACTTAACTAA
- a CDS encoding group II intron maturase-specific domain-containing protein encodes MTKGKPRLRRRTASQKQRSSLSEFYHFIKAKRSQKLATWLPQLKRKLTGFRNYFGLPDNSRSVSKLYNYVLHSLYKWLNRRSGRRSYNWCNFKKMLEYFQIQKLRVSKRVIHVDWY; translated from the coding sequence ATTACAAAAGGTAAACCGAGATTAAGGCGACGAACTGCGAGTCAAAAGCAGCGAAGTAGCCTGAGCGAATTTTACCATTTCATTAAAGCCAAACGCTCGCAGAAACTAGCGACTTGGCTACCTCAATTAAAACGCAAACTCACAGGGTTTAGAAATTACTTTGGGCTACCCGACAACAGCCGCAGCGTAAGTAAGCTATATAATTATGTGCTACATAGTTTGTACAAATGGCTGAACAGGCGCAGTGGTCGTCGAAGTTACAATTGGTGTAATTTTAAGAAGATGTTAGAGTATTTCCAAATACAGAAGCTACGAGTTAGCAAAAGAGTGATCCATGTTGACTGGTATTAA
- the grxC gene encoding glutaredoxin 3, whose product MSKVDIYTKGHCPYCHRAKALLTEKQVKFNEIEIDVNPELRDVMIERANGGYTVPQIFINNQHIGGCDDLFALEVKNKLDTLLAE is encoded by the coding sequence GTGAGCAAAGTAGACATTTATACCAAAGGGCACTGTCCCTACTGCCATCGTGCTAAAGCACTACTGACAGAAAAGCAGGTTAAATTTAATGAAATCGAGATTGATGTTAATCCTGAATTACGTGATGTAATGATCGAAAGAGCCAATGGCGGATATACTGTTCCTCAAATATTCATTAACAATCAACATATCGGCGGTTGCGATGATTTGTTTGCTTTAGAAGTAAAAAACAAACTAGATACTTTGCTCGCTGAATAA
- the secB gene encoding protein-export chaperone SecB — MADENQPNEGTAQQGAAQGPQFNIQRIFTKDISFETPNSPAIFQKEWKPEVQLDLDTKSTPLGENLYEVVLSVTVTAKLGEETAFLCEVQQAGIFSIADMPEQNMAHMIGAFCPNTLFPYARETISNLVNRGTFPPLNLAPVDFNQIFAAYMQQRAEQVQAQEQAPQKLDA, encoded by the coding sequence ATGGCTGACGAAAATCAACCAAATGAAGGTACGGCACAACAGGGCGCTGCACAAGGTCCACAATTTAACATTCAAAGAATATTCACTAAAGATATCTCTTTTGAAACCCCTAATTCACCAGCTATTTTCCAAAAAGAATGGAAACCAGAGGTTCAATTAGACTTAGATACTAAGAGCACTCCTTTAGGTGAAAACCTATATGAAGTGGTATTAAGTGTGACTGTTACTGCTAAGTTAGGTGAAGAAACTGCATTTTTATGTGAAGTTCAGCAAGCTGGTATCTTTAGCATTGCCGACATGCCAGAGCAAAATATGGCGCATATGATCGGCGCATTCTGCCCGAACACTTTGTTCCCATATGCTAGAGAAACTATCTCTAATCTTGTAAACCGTGGAACTTTCCCTCCATTAAACTTAGCACCTGTAGATTTTAATCAAATTTTTGCTGCATATATGCAACAAAGAGCAGAGCAGGTTCAGGCACAAGAACAAGCACCACAAAAATTAGACGCATAA
- the gpsA gene encoding NAD(P)H-dependent glycerol-3-phosphate dehydrogenase — MNSVGVLGAGSYGTALAFCLARNGIDTVLWSRDPKQAELMADSRTNAKYLPGSTFPEGLKIASDIQQVLANSQDILVVVPSHAFADTLSLIQPYLTDKHRIIWATKGLEPNTGRLLQEVAVEILGDKIPLAALSGPTFAKEMVAGLPTAISISSTDETLAEEFANKLHCAKSFRVYRNDDFIGIQLGGAVKNVIAIGAGLADGLGFGSNARTALITRGLAELTRLGIKMGAKPNTFMGMSGLGDLVLTCTDNQSRNRRFGLALGKGLSIEQAIKEIGQVVEGYNNTKEVHILSNKIGVEMPICEQIYQVLYQNKSVKEAAMSLLERDQTTE; from the coding sequence ATGAATTCAGTAGGTGTTTTAGGGGCAGGATCTTACGGTACTGCCCTTGCATTTTGTCTAGCCAGAAATGGCATTGATACTGTTCTTTGGAGCAGAGATCCAAAGCAAGCCGAATTAATGGCTGACTCAAGAACAAATGCTAAATATCTGCCAGGCTCAACTTTTCCTGAGGGCTTAAAGATTGCATCTGATATTCAACAAGTATTAGCCAACAGCCAAGATATTTTAGTCGTAGTCCCCAGTCATGCCTTTGCTGATACACTTAGCTTAATTCAACCATATCTTACTGATAAACATAGAATTATATGGGCAACTAAAGGCCTAGAACCAAACACAGGCAGATTATTACAAGAAGTTGCAGTAGAGATTCTTGGTGACAAGATACCTTTAGCTGCACTATCAGGCCCTACCTTTGCCAAAGAAATGGTCGCAGGTTTACCTACAGCGATTTCTATTAGCTCTACAGATGAAACATTAGCAGAAGAATTTGCTAATAAACTTCACTGTGCTAAGTCTTTCAGGGTTTACCGAAACGATGATTTTATTGGAATTCAACTCGGTGGTGCAGTAAAGAATGTTATTGCGATTGGTGCCGGATTAGCTGATGGTTTAGGATTTGGCTCCAATGCCAGAACCGCATTAATTACTCGTGGTTTAGCAGAACTCACGCGCCTTGGCATAAAAATGGGCGCTAAACCCAATACCTTTATGGGCATGTCTGGACTGGGTGATTTAGTATTAACTTGTACTGATAATCAATCTAGAAACCGCCGTTTTGGTTTAGCCTTAGGTAAAGGTTTAAGTATTGAGCAAGCGATCAAAGAAATAGGCCAAGTCGTAGAAGGGTATAACAACACTAAAGAAGTGCATATCTTATCCAACAAAATTGGGGTAGAAATGCCAATCTGTGAACAAATCTATCAAGTTTTATATCAAAATAAATCGGTCAAAGAAGCGGCGATGTCATTGCTAGAAAGAGATCAAACAACCGAATAG